The Prionailurus bengalensis isolate Pbe53 chromosome B1, Fcat_Pben_1.1_paternal_pri, whole genome shotgun sequence genomic interval TAgggaataaaacacaaatatttaatatttatggtaTCACAGAGGTATCAAGTTGGGCAACTTTTTACAAGATTCCAGAGAAGTTTCTTAACTCTACTTTGAAGTAAGGGCTTCACTTACTAAATAGGTTAGAGAGAAACTGTATTTTTCCAGTATCTTAACACTAATAATGTTTTTGGTAGGCACTGGGGTAGTAATTTTAGAAATACTATTTTATCTAGAATTTTACACTGGGGATCCAGAGCCTTTCTTATAACTAGTGCTGCAGATCCTGCTAGAACTTTTTGTAACTAAAGAGCAATAAATAACCTATGATAACCTTTCCACCTAATCTTTTCCTTTTGGCAGTCTTTGAATTCTAACATAACCaaaaccttatttttctttatttagtacAATGTGAtttaaatacactgaaaaatattctgttcaaatgaaaattttaaatatggtttGGGTTGTTGTGTTTTTATAGATGTGAATTGCCTGTACCACTGGGATTTCCACTGCTTGGAACAGTAGTTGAAGTCAGAGATACTAATGGTTTCACAATTCAAGAAGGCAATGGCCAAGTATTTTTAggttgttttacatttattgactgggaataatttttttttaggaaaaaaatctgataactttattctttcaccaatatgTCTTATGTCCCGTATTCTTTTCAGTGATGATAATTTTTAATCTCATTCTCACAGTCATGAAACATTTAATATTATCATAATTTCAGATAACAATGTCTGATACTCTTAGGGAAGATATAAAAGTAATTTAGAAACTGTAATTTGGACGTTTATagccaaaattctttttaagcagtattctaagaatttttttaatcacatgtatatttttagaaattttgttttgtctcttattttGCTGAGGTTATTGTTAATTAATTTTGTCAGGTGATATTTAAAAGTGTGTTGCCCatgtaaatattcaaaatgtgaaACTCAGTAACAGCTTTTGAAGATGTTCTTGATTTGATGGTTTTTAATATACCtcccatggattttttttttttttattaaactgatGTTTATATCTTGTGAAGGTGGCAAAAACAGAGTGTGTTTTCTTGATGATGAAATGATAGTACCGCTTGGCACAATGCGAGCCACGGGAGACTTGGTGACAGTGAAAGATGGAGAGATGTTTTTCCTGGGACGAAAGGACAGTCAGATCAAACGATATGGCAAACGTCTTAACATTGAATTTGTTCAACAAGTAAgactatttaaatattaaatatctagTAATATATGTAGGTATTAAAGGTAGCCACTACCAATTTTCTGTACTGGGGTTCTCTATTAGTATTATTTAAACCTAAGATTTTTGTATTAATAATGAATTGCAATAAAAGATATGACTAATTCATTGTGGCCCTTCAGCATAAAGAGatggttgttttttaaataagtgacAGAGTGGATTTTAACAACTGAAAATAATGGTTTACTTTGCTCTGGGAgctattattttgaaaaacattaagaaCCCAGTGTGCTGGCTACAGTAACAGTAgcaatcaatttttaaaaatctctagctATTTTACAGTTTAATTTGTGTTGATTTCAGACATAAGAAGTTTGAGCATTTAGGAAGTTTGCTTTTAAATGTCCTCTGACAAATTGGGATAATCTCTCTCACAGGTTGCTGAAGGACTTCAGCAAGTAGAGTCCTGTGCAGTTACATGGTATAatcaggaaaaattaattctgttCATGGTGTCCAAAAATGATGTAGTAAAGGAATACATCTTTAAAGAACTGCAGGAACATCTTCCAAGCCATGCCATCCCGGATGAACTTGTGTTGATCGATTCTCTACCATTTACATCTCATGGTAAAATCATTTGAAGCAGATGTGTTTCAGCGCCAAGTGAATACTAATTGTATTCATAACTAGTTTAAAGGCTTCTTAATTCTTATTCTAAGTAATACTGGCATATGTTGAGGCAGACCCTCTGTTAAGTACTTTGTATAATTAACCCACTTTATTTATCTCTAGAAAATCCTGGGAGTAGGttgtattattcccatttacagataaggaaaataaggcttaaagaggttaagtaattttgaCAAAATTATATTGCTGGTTAGTGGTAGAATTGAAATTGTAAGACTGACTTCAGAACATATGCTCCTAATGACCACATTGCCTTTCCAATTTCATCTTTATCTAATATTTACATCAAAATGCAGTAATTGCTCAGTCGGTAGGACCATTTCTTTAACTCTTTAAGATAAACACTagctcctcctttttcttttcttatctgttACCTACTACATTTTTGGTAGCATGGGACTGCTTTCTTTAGAACTGATTTTCCTATCACAAACTATTCTATAGGAATTCTAACTTTTACAGtgaaaaatgtatgtattcttATAACTAATGAAGATAGTAGAAAGGGTTTgtgctgaaattttaaaattatttctcttttaaggcAAAATTGATGTTTCTGAGTTAAACAAGATATATTTAAACTATGTAAACTTGAAGTCTGAGTGTAAACTCAATGGAAAAGAGGAACTTTGGGAAAAATTACAGTATTTGTGGAAGgtacaactttttaattttttttaatgtttattttttaattttctttaatgtttatttatttttgagagacagagacagcataagcaggggaggggcagagagagagggagacacagaattggaagcaggctccaggctctgagctatcagcacagagcctgacacgaggctcaaactcatgagctgtgtgatcatgacctgagccgaaattggccacttaaccaactgagccacccaggcaccccttaaatgtttatttttgagagagtgcacgtgctTATGCGTGAATGTGcttgaatgggagaggggcagagagagagagggagacagaggatccaaagggggctccatgcagagagcctgatgcggggcttgaactcacgaactaggagatcataacctgagctaaagtcagatgcttaaccaactgagctacccatgctCCCCATGGTTCAATTTTTAAgatacaaatttgtttttctgaagaGGTCATGTTATATTTTTTGGGAATGTTAGCATCCTAATAAGTCTGATAAACTTTTCTAAGAATTATTATTAATGCCCAAATGTTAAGTAATATACTTTTgttcaatttatattaaattaagaGTTCTCTAGGTTAATATCAAGCCTCCCTCGCCATAAAGAAATTTATTGGAAGTGAGGTAGACACAAAGGCACAGGAAGACAAGACCTATCTTGACGTAACTTTTCCCTAATGGGGCAGTGGGAGTGCAGTGCTTGTCAGAGTTGAGAAAATGGCCAAATCTTGGTATAGTACAATCTGTGGCATAAGGACTTATGTCCTTATTCTGGAAGAACTAGCAGTAACAACACGTATGTTTCTGCTTAATGGAATTTGtatatacagatcttcctcaacttatgaTGGAGTTACATGGTGATAAACCTAGTGTAGGTTGAAATTTTCCTAAgtcaaaatgcatttaatacacctaccGAACATCATAGCTTAGTCTAGCCTACTTTAagtgtgctcagaacacttacattagcctacaggtGGACAACATCTGACACAAAGCCCTGTGTATAATAAATTGTTGAATATCTTACATGTAagttattgaatactgtactgaaagtgaaaaacagaatagttGTGTGGGTACAGAATAGTTCTAAGCATATCAGTTGTTTTGTGATCACATAGCTGACTGGAAGCTGTGGCTCTTAGCTGCTGCCCAGCATCATGAGATAATAATGCATGTCGCTTGACTGGGAAAAGATCAGAATTTGAAGTACAGTTTCCCTTGAATGTATATTGTTTTTGCATCATTGTAAAGTTAAGATATCTTAAATCATTGTAAGTTgggggttctgtgtgtgtgtgtgtgtgtgtgtgtgtgtgtcaaacaatttaaatttattttgaaatatatgtgtacatgtatatatatgtatatatgtgtatatatgtatatacatatatatattacattacaatttaaatttattttgaaatatatgtatatatatgtatatatgtatatacatatatttatatatattacaaccATAGGTCAGTACAGTTTTTGTTACAAATGTGGAGTTTTCTGAAGGGTTCTGAAAAGAGGATATAATTATATagttttgtttgaaaataaaggATATTCTGATAAAACTCTTATCTGCTTCATTTTTAgattcttagaaaataatttcaatttatatgaagcaaatgaagacaaagattgtttccatattatataaatattagataTTAGTATCTTGTGGACTTTATAATTAATAAGTCATGTTTTTATAATTCTAGGCCCTATTTTATGGGTGGGGAAATCACTCTAAAGGGAAATATAATTTGCAGTTTTATAGTGAGTTTGTGATAAAATTGGTGGCATGGTGATGGTTCCCtttactataaagaaaataattttaaaatttaattattaaaaatatttgttttatgtgtctTTTGTTCATATCATTAATGTAAGTACTATCCTTTATATATTACCTATAAATTGGTTGAATGTTTTGGTTTTAGGTCTTTACcacatttctcccttttctcctgtaTAGTCTATTCTGAGTCTCTCAGAACATCCTTTGAAGGTTCCTGATGAGTCACTCTTCCTAAATAGTGGTGGAGATTCCTTAAAGTCCATACGGCTCCTCAATGAGATTGAAAAACTAGTTGGCACATCAATACCTGGGCTTCTGGAAATTATTCTTAGCAGTTCCATTTTAGAGATTTACAATCACGTCCTTCAAACAGTGTTTCCAGATGAAGATCTGCTATTTAGCAAGAATTGTgccatgaaaagaaaattcagcgATACTAATCAAGAGGAAATCAGTGGAAAATCTTTACCTCAGAAATCTGTCCTGACTTTAAGTTGTGACAATGAGCTAGCTGCTTTTATTGCAGTGAGCAGAGGGAGTCAGATTTTGTCTCTGAATTCGGAGTTTTTAACTAAGTTAGGACTTGGCTCTTCAGCCGGTTCTTCCGATTTAATTTCACAGACTAACATTCAGAATGTGACAAGCCTAAATCCTCCAGCTCTTACTGGGAAGTCAAAAGATCCATCCTGTGTTGCAGAAGTTTCTCACGAGGGAACATCTGTGATAGAAGCCAAGAAAATGGAGCTTCATGTGAGGTGGAGGACGGACACAGGCAAATGTGTGGATGCTTCCCCTCTGGTTGTCATCTCCGCTGCTGCTAAGTCCTCTGTAACTGTGTACATTGGCTCCCATTCCCACAGAATGATGGCAGTTGACCTTTACTCTGGGAAGGTGAAATGGGAACAGATTTTGGGAGGTCGAATTGAATCCTCAGCATGTGTATCTAAGTGTGGAAACTTTATTGTAGTGGGTAAGTTTCCATATGATAATGCTAGTAGGAgcaagttaaatttaaaaatctatgtatgGTAGCTTTGGTTGTTGTCAATTATGGTTACCCACATGCTAATTCACAGTGTGGGTCTTGGGTCATAGTCTCTGGATTTGAACCTAGCTCTAAAACTGTTATCAGCTTTGTGAACTTTGACAAGTTGCTGGACCTTTTAGGACCTTCGTGTTCTTATGACCTTTAGGACTTAGTGTTCttagttttataataaataaaacccGTTGCATCATAAATTGTCCCCAAACTTAATGGTTTAGGGTAGCAaatatctcacagtttctgaggtcAGGAATTTAGGAGTAGCTTAGCTGGGAGTCCTGGCTCAGGGTTTCCCATGTGGCTGCAgccatctgaaggcttgactgggctGAAAAATCTTCCAAGACAGCTATCTCATACTGCTGCTGGCAGAAGGCTTCAGTTCTTGGCCGGTTCGTGGCAGGAAGCTTCTGTTCTTGTCACATGGACCTCTCTGTAGGCTGCTTGAGTGGTCTCACAACCTGGCAGCTGACTTCCCTCAgactgagtggaggaggggggccggtggggagggaaggagcaagGCAGTACTTTTAGGACCTTATTTCCAAAGTTGCATACCATCATTTTTGCTTGTGTTCATTAGAAGCACATCATTAAGCCTGGCCTatactcaaggggaggggaattTAGGCTCCATCTCTTGAAAGTAAAAGTGTCAGAGAATTTGTGGACAGATTTTAAAACCAGTACAATCATCAtagagcttttgtttgtttgtttttattttaattccagtgtggctaacacagtgttatattagtttcaggtgtacaatagagtaaTTCAGCAATTTTATATGTTATTAGTATTCGttataagtgtactcttaatccccatcccctattttacccatccccccacccagctcccctctggtgaccatcagtttgttctctctagttaagtatctgtttcttggtttgtctctttttttcagtttgctcatttgttttgcttcttaaattccacatacatcATAGAGCTTTTGAGAGGATTGAGATAATTGCTTATAAATCCTTCAGTACATTGCTAGGTACAGACTGAGGGCTCATTAAGTGTTGTTAGCTACTAGCTGCTAATCATTTTCATTAAAGTATAGGTGACTTTTACTTTACTAAATATGGGGTCCAGGTGTAATGCCTCTCCTTGACTACCATTGTCTTTACTCCCCCTACTACATTAAGTTTTACTTTATATGCTTGTGGAATCTTGTGCTGAGTGCTTAGGAATATGCCTCCCTACTTGTGCTATCCTAGCTAGGATCTACTTGAATCTGAGTTTGATCCTTCCCTTTTGAccacatacattttgaaaatatgctaCAGGGAACTTTCAGTTATATATGTGAATGAGCATGAATAATTTCCATCCATGAAAGTCAGCTTGTTGAAGTTACTGTTTGCATCCCAAGTTTCTAGACTCAAAGCCTGGGACACATGGGGGTctagacatttttaaattaagatctaATTTATATACAGGAAAACTTGCCCTCTTTAGTTTACAGTTCTGTGTTTTGACAAATGCGTACTGTCATGTAACCACTACCAAATGAAGAGTTCATTACTCAAAAGGTCTGTGTCACTTGTAGGCTTCCCTTCCTCTACCCCtaaccccaggcaaccactgatctgttttctgtcccactagttttacattttctaatttttgcttttgagtctggcttctctTACTTAGCATGTGTTTGAGATTCATCCTTATTATTGAATGTatccagtttctttttattgctgaatattcTGTTGTCTGGACAAATCATACTCTATtcacatttgggttgtttccagtttttcacaaTTACAAGTAAGACTGATATAAGCATTTGTAAGCAGGATATTGTATGaatataagtttttaatttcacttgGGTCAGTACCTAGGAGGGGGAGATTATGCAGTAAGTATAgctttaactttgtaagaaattgccaaaataTTTTCCTGGTGACTGAGccattttgccttcccaccaCCAGTGTATGAGAGGTCCAGCTGTTCCACATCCGTGCTAgtacttggtattgtcagtttgaaaatctttttattttagccagaTTGTTATGGTATAGTATTTCattatggctttattttttattttagagagagtgagcaggggagaggggcagagggagagagagagagcatcttaaggaggctccatgctcagtgcagagtcagatgtggggctcaatcccatgactctgggatcatgacttgagctgcaatcaaaagtcagacattcgttatggttttttgtttctttgtttagattgttaagtttatttattttgagagagagggagagggagagagggaatcccaggcaggcttcacatTGACAGTGCacagcttgaacccacaaactgtgagatcatgacctgagccaaagtcaggtccTAGCCAAGAAAGTTTTGCctgacccaaggtcacaaagattttcttctggaaatgaaCTGAAAGAAATTTTTCATTACCCAACT includes:
- the AASDH gene encoding beta-alanine-activating enzyme isoform X4, producing MYIAKHPTFSATPTLLRRFGSQLIKSTVLSASTSLRVLALGGEAFPSLAVLKSWRGVGNKTQIFNIYGITEVSSWATFYKIPEKFLNSTLKCELPVPLGFPLLGTVVEVRDTNGFTIQEGNGQVFLGGKNRVCFLDDEMIVPLGTMRATGDLVTVKDGEMFFLGRKDSQIKRYGKRLNIEFVQQVAEGLQQVESCAVTWYNQEKLILFMVSKNDVVKEYIFKELQEHLPSHAIPDELVLIDSLPFTSHGKIDVSELNKIYLNYVNLKSECKLNGKEELWEKLQYLWKSILSLSEHPLKVPDESLFLNSGGDSLKSIRLLNEIEKLVGTSIPGLLEIILSSSILEIYNHVLQTVFPDEDLLFSKNCAMKRKFSDTNQEEISGKSLPQKSVLTLSCDNELAAFIAVSRGSQILSLNSEFLTKLGLGSSAGSSDLISQTNIQNVTSLNPPALTGKSKDPSCVAEVSHEGTSVIEAKKMELHVRWRTDTGKCVDASPLVVISAAAKSSVTVYIGSHSHRMMAVDLYSGKVKWEQILGGRIESSACVSKCGNFIVVGCYNGLVYVLKSNSGEEYWMFTTKDAVKSSATMDPTTGLLYIGSHDQHAYALDIYKKKCVWKLKCGGTVFSSPCLSLIPHRLYVATLGGLLLAINPATGNTVWKHSCGKPLFSSPRCCLQYICIGCVDGNLLCFTHFGEQVWQFSTSEPIFSSPCTSASEQEIFFGSHDCFIYCCNMKGHLQWKFETTSQVYATPFAFCYQDCSNEMLLAAASTDGKLWILESKSGRLQSVYQLPGQVFSSPVVWESMLLIGCRNNYVYCLDLLGGHQI
- the AASDH gene encoding beta-alanine-activating enzyme isoform X3, with amino-acid sequence MLLFEITQEDVLFLASPLTFDPSIVEIFVALSSGACLLIVPASVKVLPSKLAAVLFSHHRVTILQATPTLLRRFGSQLIKSTVLSASTSLRVLALGGEAFPSLAVLKSWRGVGNKTQIFNIYGITEVSSWATFYKIPEKFLNSTLKCELPVPLGFPLLGTVVEVRDTNGFTIQEGNGQVFLGGKNRVCFLDDEMIVPLGTMRATGDLVTVKDGEMFFLGRKDSQIKRYGKRLNIEFVQQVAEGLQQVESCAVTWYNQEKLILFMVSKNDVVKEYIFKELQEHLPSHAIPDELVLIDSLPFTSHGKIDVSELNKIYLNYVNLKSECKLNGKEELWEKLQYLWKSILSLSEHPLKVPDESLFLNSGGDSLKSIRLLNEIEKLVGTSIPGLLEIILSSSILEIYNHVLQTVFPDEDLLFSKNCAMKRKFSDTNQEEISGKSLPQKSVLTLSCDNELAAFIAVSRGSQILSLNSEFLTKLGLGSSAGSSDLISQTNIQNVTSLNPPALTGKSKDPSCVAEVSHEGTSVIEAKKMELHVRWRTDTGKCVDASPLVVISAAAKSSVTVYIGSHSHRMMAVDLYSGKVKWEQILGGRIESSACVSKCGNFIVVGCYNGLVYVLKSNSGEEYWMFTTKDAVKSSATMDPTTGLLYIGSHDQHAYALDIYKKKCVWKLKCGGTVFSSPCLSLIPHRLYVATLGGLLLAINPATGNTVWKHSCGKPLFSSPRCCLQYICIGCVDGNLLCFTHFGEQVWQFSTSEPIFSSPCTSASEQEIFFGSHDCFIYCCNMKGHLQWKFETTSQVYATPFAFCYQDCSNEMLLAAASTDGKLWILESKSGRLQSVYQLPGQVFSSPVVWESMLLIGCRNNYVYCLDLLGGHQI